The proteins below come from a single Rosa rugosa chromosome 2, drRosRugo1.1, whole genome shotgun sequence genomic window:
- the LOC133729698 gene encoding uncharacterized protein LOC133729698: MSLQPEELEAMENVLPEKYEQSRGEKKLRSQREDFSDMVAEVVCASQNEKKRKHKMPYMRDLSSIKFCKKPSRLQVTVTRIAGK; encoded by the exons ATGTCACTACAACCTGAAGAGTTAGAAGCTATGGAGAACGTCTTGCCTGAAAA GTATGAACAATCAAGGGGGGAGAAGAAGCTGCGAAGTCAGCGAGAGGATTTCAGTGACATGGTTGCGGAGGTGGTGTGTGCCTCTCAG aatgagaagaagaggaaacaTAAGATGCCATACATGAGAGATCTGAGTTCTATCAAGTTTTGCAAGAAGCCAAGCAGATTACAGGTGACGGTTACAAGAATAGCGGGGAAGTGA